A genomic segment from Alistipes senegalensis JC50 encodes:
- a CDS encoding OmpP1/FadL family transporter has product MKKLFLVLAAAAIASGAYAEGYQVNNMSAKQTGMGHVGTAMKLNSESIFFNPAATAFQTSKFDISAGMTGILSNVSYRSLPTLENGYQSGAAEKSDNKLSTPIHVYFNYKPTERLAVGLGFYTPYGSSMNWGDNWSGAHLVQEINLTAFTFQPTVSYKICDRLSVGAGLTVSWGNFDLSRSLLSPTMRRGLISGTIDPNITQLQGAINSGMLTGDALAQATATLQTLEGAKGYLNSTMNRSLVSAKLQGDSDVAVGVNAGFLWDITDEWSVGMTWRSRLNMKVGKGHATMNIDPQAAALIAKLGELKPDTELIPGLDKGTFNAELPLPTTVTWAVSFRPAVKWELAVDLQWTGWSAYKALNVAFNEKELGIKPIYSVKNYSNTLAFRFGAQYRATDFITARMGMYVDESPVSSDYLNPETPSMTKVSYTAGLSLRPTKFMSIDLAYCYVSSADPERTGSYPLYGYTDGNLEEVFSGNYTLHANVFSIGVGFSF; this is encoded by the coding sequence ATGAAAAAACTTTTCCTCGTTCTGGCCGCCGCAGCCATCGCCTCCGGCGCATACGCCGAGGGTTATCAGGTCAACAACATGTCGGCCAAGCAAACCGGTATGGGCCACGTGGGCACGGCCATGAAACTCAACTCGGAGTCGATCTTCTTCAACCCCGCAGCCACGGCTTTCCAGACCTCGAAATTCGATATTTCAGCCGGCATGACGGGCATTCTCTCCAATGTCAGCTATCGTTCGCTGCCGACGCTGGAAAACGGTTACCAGAGCGGCGCGGCCGAGAAATCCGACAATAAGCTCTCGACCCCGATCCACGTCTATTTCAACTACAAGCCCACCGAGCGGCTGGCCGTCGGACTGGGTTTCTACACCCCCTACGGCTCCTCGATGAACTGGGGCGACAACTGGTCGGGAGCGCACCTCGTGCAGGAGATCAACCTCACGGCCTTCACCTTCCAGCCCACCGTTTCGTACAAAATCTGCGACCGTCTTTCGGTCGGTGCGGGTCTGACGGTTTCGTGGGGCAATTTCGACCTGTCGCGGTCGCTGCTCTCCCCCACGATGCGCCGCGGACTTATCTCCGGCACGATCGACCCGAATATCACCCAACTTCAGGGGGCAATCAACAGCGGAATGCTCACCGGCGACGCGCTCGCCCAGGCGACTGCGACCCTCCAGACGCTCGAAGGCGCCAAAGGCTATCTCAACAGCACCATGAACCGGTCGCTGGTGTCGGCCAAACTCCAGGGCGATTCCGATGTGGCCGTAGGCGTGAACGCCGGTTTCCTGTGGGACATCACCGACGAATGGTCGGTCGGCATGACCTGGCGGTCGCGTCTGAACATGAAAGTGGGCAAAGGCCACGCGACGATGAACATCGACCCGCAGGCCGCGGCGCTCATCGCCAAACTCGGAGAGCTCAAACCCGACACGGAGCTGATCCCGGGACTCGACAAGGGAACTTTCAACGCCGAGCTGCCGCTTCCGACGACCGTGACGTGGGCCGTATCGTTCCGCCCGGCCGTGAAATGGGAACTGGCCGTCGATCTGCAATGGACCGGATGGTCGGCCTACAAAGCCCTGAACGTGGCATTCAACGAGAAGGAACTGGGCATCAAACCCATCTATTCGGTGAAAAACTACTCGAATACGCTGGCTTTCCGTTTCGGTGCGCAGTACCGCGCGACCGATTTCATCACGGCCCGAATGGGTATGTATGTGGACGAAAGCCCGGTGAGCAGCGACTATCTCAACCCCGAAACTCCGTCGATGACCAAGGTCTCCTATACGGCCGGTCTGAGCCTGCGCCCCACCAAGTTCATGTCGATCGACCTGGCCTACTGCTACGTTTCGTCGGCAGACCCCGAACGCACGGGCTCCTATCCCCTCTACGGCTATACCGACGGCAACCTCGAAGAGGTATTTTCGGGCAACTACACGCTCCACGCCAACGTATTCTCGATCGGCGTAGGGTTCAGTTTCTAA
- a CDS encoding porin family protein has translation MKKLLITAGLLFAALSASAQFHADLRAGATASAIGDQHLKMGIRAGAGVEYLFTERWGLRSGLFFSMKGATTSNNVFNYDADKATRLSCLDLPVEALVSFRLSQRSRLALHGGPYVSCLLHASVPEDAGFDVRRWEIGAGFGADFIIGHFVIGPEIQYGLTRLTKPGSGHNTTYAVTLGYRF, from the coding sequence ATGAAAAAATTACTCATCACCGCCGGCCTGCTTTTCGCAGCCCTCAGCGCCTCGGCTCAATTCCACGCAGACCTCCGCGCAGGAGCGACGGCCTCCGCCATCGGCGACCAGCACCTCAAGATGGGCATCCGCGCCGGAGCCGGCGTCGAGTACCTCTTCACGGAACGCTGGGGGCTCCGCTCGGGGCTCTTCTTCTCGATGAAGGGCGCCACGACCTCGAACAACGTCTTCAACTACGACGCGGACAAGGCCACGCGGCTCTCCTGTCTCGATCTCCCGGTCGAAGCCCTCGTCTCGTTCCGCCTCTCGCAACGCTCGCGGCTGGCCCTGCACGGAGGTCCCTACGTCTCCTGCCTGCTCCATGCGTCCGTGCCCGAAGACGCCGGTTTCGACGTTCGCCGCTGGGAGATCGGGGCCGGTTTCGGCGCGGATTTCATCATCGGGCATTTCGTCATCGGCCCCGAAATTCAATACGGACTGACGCGGCTGACGAAACCCGGCTCCGGCCACAACACGACCTACGCCGTGACGCTGGGCTATCGGTTCTGA
- a CDS encoding L-serine ammonia-lyase, iron-sulfur-dependent, subunit alpha: MESLKELYKIGNGPSSSHTMGPKRAAERFAERCRNVDAYCVTLYGSLAATGKGHLTDVAILSVLEPVAPTEIVWKPEVVLPFHPNGMLFEGLKEGRIADSWTIYSIGGGALANETSRLEVPASVYPMSTISEIQQWCAREGKTYWEYVNDCEGPEIWDYLDRIWTVMCETIQRGLNNDGVLPGGLKVARKASTYWVKSKSYTDSLNSRAKIYAYALATSEENASGGTVVTAPTCGSSGVVPAVLYHLATSRDFLRIRILRALATAGLFGNVAKTNSSISGAEVGCQGEVGVACAMAAAAACQLFGGTPSQIEYAAEMGLEHHLGLTCDPVCGLVQVPCIERNAIAAARALDANIYATLSDGHHLVSYDKVVEVMNETGHNLPSLYRETSEGGLAKRYDRNK, encoded by the coding sequence ATGGAATCGCTCAAAGAACTCTATAAGATCGGCAACGGCCCTTCGAGCAGCCACACGATGGGGCCCAAACGGGCTGCGGAACGCTTCGCGGAACGGTGCCGCAATGTCGATGCCTACTGCGTGACGCTCTACGGATCGCTGGCGGCCACGGGCAAAGGCCACCTTACGGACGTAGCGATCCTCTCGGTGCTCGAACCCGTCGCCCCGACCGAAATCGTCTGGAAACCCGAAGTCGTGCTCCCCTTCCACCCCAACGGCATGCTGTTCGAGGGGCTCAAAGAGGGCCGGATCGCCGATTCGTGGACGATATACAGCATCGGCGGCGGTGCGCTCGCCAACGAGACCTCGCGGCTGGAGGTGCCCGCAAGCGTCTACCCGATGTCCACCATCTCGGAGATCCAGCAGTGGTGCGCCCGCGAAGGCAAGACCTACTGGGAGTATGTGAACGACTGCGAAGGTCCCGAAATCTGGGACTACCTCGACCGGATATGGACCGTGATGTGCGAAACCATCCAGCGGGGACTGAACAACGACGGCGTACTGCCCGGCGGCCTGAAAGTCGCCCGCAAAGCCTCGACCTACTGGGTCAAGTCGAAAAGCTACACCGATTCGCTGAACTCCCGCGCCAAAATCTACGCCTATGCGCTGGCGACCTCCGAAGAGAACGCTTCGGGCGGCACCGTGGTGACGGCCCCGACGTGCGGATCGAGCGGCGTGGTGCCGGCGGTGCTCTACCACCTGGCCACCTCGCGCGATTTCCTGCGCATCCGCATCCTGCGGGCGCTGGCCACGGCCGGACTGTTCGGCAACGTCGCCAAAACCAACTCCTCGATCTCGGGCGCCGAGGTCGGCTGTCAGGGCGAGGTCGGCGTGGCGTGCGCTATGGCCGCCGCCGCGGCCTGCCAGCTCTTCGGCGGCACCCCTTCGCAGATCGAATACGCCGCCGAGATGGGGCTCGAACACCACCTGGGCCTCACGTGCGACCCCGTCTGCGGGCTGGTGCAGGTCCCCTGCATCGAACGCAATGCCATCGCCGCAGCCCGCGCCCTCGACGCCAACATCTACGCCACGCTCTCCGACGGACACCATCTGGTCTCCTACGACAAGGTCGTGGAGGTGATGAACGAAACGGGGCACAATCTTCCGAGCCTCTACCGCGAGACCTCCGAGGGCGGACTGGCCAAACGCTACGACCGGAACAAATAA
- a CDS encoding helix-turn-helix transcriptional regulator yields the protein METLQREFEELLDSQRFDPRELDYSVLERHILQLTLLSQVANSGISVFDMYTRRHVFASYNFSELFGYDLEGIAAEDSDYFMRRIHPDDWTELHRNGIACLRYVLEHKELAFDAKLINEYRVDVGGRYVRVIEQFQVLELDRSGNVWLSLSMLDVSPNQGTEDGVRSQLFHYRTGEVCPFPVTENPHLSGREREILRLIGRGKLSKEIADQLAISVHTVNTHRQRILEKLNVDNSMEAVRYASARGLLG from the coding sequence ATGGAAACACTGCAACGTGAATTCGAGGAGCTGTTGGACTCCCAGCGGTTCGATCCCCGGGAGCTGGACTACTCGGTGTTGGAACGTCATATTCTCCAGTTGACGCTGTTGTCGCAGGTTGCGAACAGCGGCATCTCGGTCTTTGATATGTATACCCGCCGTCACGTCTTCGCGTCGTACAACTTTTCGGAGCTGTTCGGTTACGATCTGGAGGGCATCGCCGCCGAGGATTCGGACTATTTTATGCGCCGCATCCACCCCGACGACTGGACGGAACTGCACCGCAACGGCATCGCCTGTCTGAGGTATGTATTGGAACACAAAGAGTTGGCTTTCGATGCGAAGCTGATCAATGAATACCGGGTGGATGTCGGCGGGCGTTACGTGCGGGTCATCGAGCAGTTTCAGGTGTTGGAGTTGGACCGCTCGGGGAATGTCTGGCTTTCGCTGAGCATGCTGGACGTTTCGCCCAATCAGGGGACGGAGGACGGCGTGCGCAGTCAGCTGTTCCATTATCGAACGGGCGAGGTCTGCCCGTTTCCTGTGACCGAAAATCCGCATTTGTCCGGCCGCGAGCGGGAAATCCTGCGTCTGATAGGCCGGGGAAAACTGTCGAAGGAGATTGCCGATCAACTGGCTATCAGCGTGCATACGGTCAACACGCACCGCCAGCGCATTCTTGAGAAGCTGAATGTGGACAATTCGATGGAGGCGGTGCGCTATGCTTCGGCCCGGGGGTTGCTCGGCTGA
- the rpoC gene encoding DNA-directed RNA polymerase subunit beta', whose product MSITKDNKPNNGYSRISIGLASPEEILAQSSGEVLKPETINYRTYKPERDGLFCERIFGPVKDYECHCGKYKRIRYKGIVCDRCGVEVTEKKVRRERMGHISLVVPVVHIWYFRSLPSKIGYLLGIPSKKLEAIIYYERYVVINAGAASEQGIERLATLSEKEYLDVLAALPKGNQSLDDSDPNKFVAMMGAEAIYTLLKQVDLDSMSYSLRHKASTETSQQRKSEALKCLNVIESFRASEGKNKPEWMVLNVIPVIPPELRPLVPLDGGRFATSDLNDLYRRVIIRNNRLKRLIEIKAPEVILRNEKRMLQEAVDSLFDNSRKSNAVKNESNRPLKSLSDSLKGKQGRFRQNLLGKRVDYSARSVIVVGPELKMHEMGIPKDMAAELYKPFVIRKLIERGIVKTVKSAKKIIDRKDPVIWGILENVIKGHPVLMNRAPTLHRLGIQAFQPKLIEGKAMQLHPLACTAFNADFDGDQMAVHLPLGNAAILEAQLLMLGSHNVLNPANGAPITVPSQDMVLGLYYITKPRKGVKGEGRVFYGAEEAIIAYNEGRADLHAIVKCMVDDLDEQGNEVRVLKETTIGRILFNQVVPKEVGYINEILTKRSLRDIIAVVMKKAGADKVAAFLDDIKNMGYQMAFQGGLSFNLDAVIIPQEKEKLVQEGYERSDAIMEDYNMGLITNNERYNQIIDVWTNINTKLTKAVIETLIKDNDGFNPVYMMLDSGARGSKEQIRQLSGMRGLMAKPQKSGVEGGQQVIENPILSNFKEGLSVLEYFISTHGARKGLADTALKTADAGYLTRRLVDVAQDVIINEEDCGTLRGLTATAIKRNDDVVQTLYDRILGRVALNDVIHPLTGEVICKAGEEITESIAEAIEKSPLESVEIRSVLTCESRRGVCAKCYGRNLATARMVQKGEVVGVIAAQSIGEPGTQLTLRTFHVGGVAGGTAVETNVVSKYEGRLEIDELRTVKGKNAAGESIDIVISRQSEFRIVDPKTEIVLYTHNLPYGSTLFMEDGAEVKKGDLICEWDPYNAVIISEYEGRAVYDSVIEGVTYRDERDEQTGLSEKVVIESKDKTKNPVIKIVDKEGLEVKQYNLPVGAHVVVKDNAKIKAGDILIKIPRAVGKSGGDITGGLPRVTELFEARNPSNPAIVSEIDGEVSFGKIKRGNREIVITSKQGDVKRYLVPLSRQIIVQENDYVKAGSPLSDGAITPSDILNILGPTKVQEYIVNEVQEVYRMQGVKINDKHFEVIVRQMMNKVKIEDPGDTRFFEDQIIDKWEFMDVNDELYDKVVVTDAGDSTLLQPGQIVSLRKLRDENSSLKRRDQRPVQVRDIVPATSTQVLQGITRAALQTSSFISAASFQETTKVLNEAAIQAKVDPLENLKENVICGHLIPGGTGLRDYDDLVVGSKADFESLQQAQ is encoded by the coding sequence ATGTCAATTACCAAAGACAATAAACCGAATAATGGTTACAGCCGGATTTCGATCGGCCTGGCCTCTCCCGAGGAGATTCTGGCCCAGTCGAGCGGCGAGGTGCTGAAGCCCGAGACCATTAACTACCGTACCTACAAGCCCGAGCGCGACGGTCTGTTCTGCGAGCGCATCTTCGGTCCGGTGAAGGATTACGAGTGCCATTGCGGTAAGTACAAGCGCATCCGTTACAAGGGCATCGTCTGCGACCGCTGCGGCGTGGAGGTGACCGAGAAGAAGGTGCGCCGCGAGCGCATGGGACACATCTCGCTGGTGGTTCCGGTGGTGCATATCTGGTATTTCCGTTCGCTGCCTTCGAAGATCGGCTACCTGCTGGGCATTCCGTCGAAGAAGCTCGAAGCGATCATCTACTACGAGCGTTACGTCGTGATCAACGCCGGCGCCGCTTCCGAGCAGGGCATCGAGCGTCTGGCCACGCTTTCGGAGAAGGAGTATCTCGACGTGCTGGCCGCGCTGCCGAAGGGCAATCAGTCGCTGGACGATTCGGACCCCAACAAGTTCGTCGCCATGATGGGCGCCGAGGCGATCTATACGCTGCTGAAGCAGGTGGACCTCGATTCGATGTCCTACTCGCTGCGTCACAAGGCTTCGACCGAGACTTCGCAGCAGCGTAAGTCCGAGGCGCTGAAGTGTCTGAACGTCATCGAGTCGTTCCGCGCTTCGGAGGGCAAGAACAAGCCCGAGTGGATGGTGCTGAACGTGATTCCGGTGATTCCGCCCGAGCTGCGCCCGCTGGTGCCGCTGGACGGCGGACGTTTCGCCACGTCGGATCTGAACGACCTCTACCGCCGCGTCATCATCCGCAACAACCGTCTGAAACGCCTGATCGAAATCAAGGCTCCGGAAGTGATTCTGCGCAACGAGAAGCGCATGTTGCAGGAGGCCGTTGATTCGCTGTTCGACAACTCGCGCAAGTCGAATGCCGTGAAGAACGAGTCGAACCGCCCCTTGAAGTCGCTTTCCGACTCGCTCAAGGGCAAGCAGGGCCGTTTCCGTCAGAACCTGCTGGGTAAACGTGTCGATTATTCGGCCCGTTCGGTGATCGTCGTCGGCCCCGAGCTGAAGATGCACGAGATGGGTATTCCGAAGGACATGGCCGCCGAGCTCTACAAGCCGTTCGTGATCCGCAAGCTCATCGAGCGCGGCATCGTGAAGACGGTGAAGTCCGCGAAGAAGATCATCGACCGCAAGGACCCCGTGATCTGGGGCATTCTGGAGAATGTCATCAAGGGACACCCCGTGTTGATGAACCGCGCCCCGACGCTGCACCGACTGGGTATTCAGGCGTTCCAGCCCAAACTGATCGAGGGCAAGGCCATGCAGCTGCACCCGCTGGCATGTACGGCGTTCAACGCCGACTTCGACGGCGACCAGATGGCCGTGCACCTGCCGCTGGGCAATGCCGCCATTCTGGAGGCCCAGTTGCTGATGCTGGGTTCGCACAACGTCCTGAACCCTGCGAACGGTGCGCCTATCACGGTGCCTTCGCAGGATATGGTCCTCGGTCTTTACTACATCACCAAGCCCCGCAAGGGCGTGAAGGGCGAAGGCCGGGTGTTCTACGGCGCCGAGGAGGCGATCATCGCCTACAACGAGGGCCGTGCCGACCTGCACGCCATCGTGAAGTGCATGGTCGATGACCTGGACGAGCAGGGCAACGAAGTGCGCGTGCTGAAGGAGACGACCATCGGCCGCATCCTCTTCAACCAGGTGGTTCCCAAGGAGGTCGGCTATATCAACGAGATTCTGACGAAGCGTTCGCTGCGCGATATCATCGCCGTCGTGATGAAGAAGGCCGGTGCCGACAAGGTGGCCGCATTCCTCGACGACATCAAGAACATGGGTTATCAGATGGCCTTCCAGGGCGGTCTGTCGTTCAACCTCGATGCCGTGATCATTCCTCAGGAGAAGGAGAAGCTCGTGCAGGAGGGCTACGAACGTTCGGACGCCATCATGGAGGACTACAACATGGGTCTGATCACCAACAACGAGCGTTACAACCAGATCATCGACGTTTGGACGAACATCAACACCAAGCTGACGAAGGCCGTGATCGAAACGCTGATCAAGGACAACGACGGTTTCAATCCGGTGTACATGATGCTCGACTCCGGAGCCCGTGGTTCGAAGGAGCAGATCCGTCAGCTGAGCGGTATGCGCGGTCTGATGGCCAAGCCGCAGAAATCGGGTGTCGAGGGCGGTCAGCAGGTCATCGAGAACCCGATCCTCTCGAACTTCAAGGAGGGACTTTCGGTGCTCGAGTACTTCATCTCGACCCACGGTGCCCGTAAGGGTCTTGCCGACACCGCCTTGAAGACGGCCGACGCCGGTTATCTGACGCGTCGTCTGGTGGACGTGGCGCAGGATGTCATCATCAACGAGGAGGATTGCGGCACGCTGCGCGGCCTGACGGCTACGGCCATCAAGCGCAACGACGACGTGGTGCAGACCCTCTACGACCGTATTCTGGGCCGTGTGGCTCTGAACGACGTGATCCATCCGCTGACGGGCGAGGTGATCTGCAAGGCCGGCGAGGAGATCACCGAGTCGATCGCCGAGGCCATCGAGAAATCGCCGCTGGAGTCGGTGGAGATCCGTTCGGTGCTGACCTGCGAGTCGCGCCGCGGCGTCTGCGCGAAGTGCTACGGCCGCAACCTGGCCACGGCCCGCATGGTCCAGAAGGGCGAGGTCGTCGGCGTCATTGCCGCGCAGTCCATCGGCGAGCCGGGTACGCAGCTGACCCTGCGTACGTTCCACGTCGGCGGTGTGGCCGGCGGCACGGCTGTCGAGACCAACGTCGTTTCGAAATACGAAGGCCGTCTGGAGATCGACGAGTTGCGCACCGTCAAGGGCAAGAACGCGGCCGGCGAATCCATCGACATCGTGATCTCGCGTCAGTCGGAGTTCCGCATCGTCGATCCCAAGACCGAGATCGTACTCTATACGCACAACCTGCCCTACGGCTCGACGCTCTTCATGGAGGACGGCGCCGAGGTCAAGAAGGGCGACCTGATTTGCGAGTGGGACCCGTACAACGCCGTCATCATTTCGGAGTACGAGGGCCGCGCCGTCTACGACAGCGTCATCGAGGGTGTCACCTACCGCGACGAGCGCGACGAGCAGACGGGTCTGTCGGAGAAGGTCGTGATCGAGTCGAAAGACAAGACCAAGAACCCCGTCATCAAGATCGTCGATAAGGAGGGCCTCGAAGTCAAGCAGTACAACCTGCCCGTGGGCGCCCACGTCGTCGTGAAGGACAACGCCAAGATCAAGGCCGGCGATATTCTCATCAAGATTCCGCGTGCCGTCGGCAAGTCGGGCGGCGACATCACCGGTGGTCTGCCGCGTGTTACGGAGCTCTTCGAGGCCCGCAACCCGTCGAATCCCGCCATCGTTTCGGAGATCGACGGCGAGGTTTCGTTCGGCAAGATCAAGCGCGGTAACCGCGAGATCGTCATCACCTCGAAGCAGGGCGACGTGAAACGCTATCTGGTGCCCCTGTCGCGTCAGATCATCGTGCAGGAGAACGACTACGTGAAGGCCGGCAGCCCGCTGTCGGACGGCGCGATCACTCCGAGCGACATCCTCAATATCCTCGGTCCGACGAAGGTGCAGGAGTACATCGTCAACGAGGTGCAGGAGGTGTACCGCATGCAGGGTGTGAAGATCAACGACAAGCACTTCGAGGTCATCGTCCGCCAGATGATGAACAAGGTGAAGATCGAGGACCCGGGAGACACCCGTTTCTTCGAGGATCAGATCATCGACAAGTGGGAGTTCATGGATGTGAACGACGAACTGTACGACAAGGTGGTCGTGACCGACGCCGGCGATTCGACGTTGTTGCAGCCCGGACAGATCGTGTCGCTGCGCAAGCTGCGCGACGAGAATTCGAGCCTCAAACGCCGCGATCAGCGTCCGGTTCAGGTGCGCGACATCGTGCCTGCGACCTCGACCCAGGTGTTGCAGGGTATCACGCGCGCCGCATTGCAGACTTCGAGCTTCATTTCGGCGGCTTCCTTCCAGGAGACCACCAAGGTGCTGAACGAGGCGGCCATCCAGGCCAAGGTCGATCCGCTGGAGAACCTGAAGGAGAACGTGATCTGCGGTCACCTGATCCCCGGCGGTACGGGTCTCCGCGATTACGACGACCTCGTGGTCGGTTCGAAAGCCGATTTCGAGTCGCTCCAGCAGGCTCAGTAG